Proteins encoded in a region of the Streptomyces sp. NBC_01471 genome:
- a CDS encoding sensor histidine kinase: protein MRRSKRRSRQPSGPSGPVGQPELVRRIRLPLRKSLLGRLLAVSALVAACSVMATAWLAAQTTSGAIKQEQGQNLTADTRIYNTLLGYAAAHPRWDGVEATVRDLARQSGRRIALTTENHQLVADSATQKQPPALPPQVSAVVDPLSMDTTLAARSATKNDTSADRIDPRAVGPFRLPAPERRTLRHAADHAVACLGSLGIASDVVEGPSGRPRIQAVGNDPDRTQGTRCETEALDAPTPTEQKALTALNHLADACLDRQHRDAVHLSLNLSWNEAAVPVAKRAASAVADQPAPIPTPSAAQPSPVPPSVRNSDDDRAIASCVGTARREQLSSYVASPALLFIGDQGRATVPGFNLSPANTARIAGVAALVLALTVGASVLAGARLVRPLHALTNAAQRMRDSGSSEPVEVTTDNEIGRLAATFNDMSAHRARLEEQRKAMVSDVAHELRTPLSNIRGWLEAAQDGLAEPDPAFVSSLLEEAVQLQHIIDDLQDLSAADAGALRLHVEPVRIQDLLGQVASAHQARAETAGVTLTVSGAPPAAPALVLAADPVRLRQAVGNLVSNAVRHTPAGGQVTLRVRGGTPGQAAGRAAEAAFTEAVLEVADTGTGIPAEYLPYVFDRFWRAEKSRNRRTGGSGLGLAIVRKLAEAHGGTVSAASTEGEGSVFTLRLPLRRPEPATDRDEPAAGGNAEPGG, encoded by the coding sequence TTGCGTCGCAGTAAGAGGCGGAGCCGGCAGCCGTCGGGGCCTTCCGGTCCCGTGGGGCAGCCGGAGCTTGTACGGCGGATCCGGCTGCCGCTGCGCAAGAGTCTGCTCGGCCGGCTCCTGGCGGTGTCGGCGCTGGTGGCAGCGTGCTCGGTGATGGCGACCGCCTGGCTCGCCGCACAGACCACATCCGGTGCGATCAAGCAGGAGCAGGGCCAGAACCTCACCGCCGACACCCGCATCTACAACACCCTGCTCGGCTACGCGGCCGCGCATCCCCGCTGGGACGGCGTCGAGGCGACGGTGCGCGACCTGGCCCGGCAGTCCGGCCGGCGGATCGCCCTGACCACCGAGAACCACCAACTCGTCGCCGACTCCGCGACCCAGAAGCAGCCCCCGGCGCTGCCACCCCAGGTTTCAGCGGTCGTCGACCCGCTCTCCATGGACACCACGCTGGCTGCGCGGAGTGCCACCAAGAACGACACCTCGGCCGACCGGATCGATCCACGGGCCGTCGGGCCGTTCCGGCTGCCCGCGCCGGAGCGCAGGACGCTCAGACACGCCGCCGACCACGCCGTGGCCTGCCTCGGCAGCCTCGGGATCGCGTCGGACGTGGTGGAGGGGCCGAGTGGCCGCCCCCGTATCCAGGCGGTCGGCAACGACCCGGACCGCACCCAGGGGACCAGGTGCGAAACGGAGGCGCTGGACGCGCCCACCCCCACCGAGCAGAAGGCGCTCACCGCGCTCAACCACCTGGCGGACGCCTGCCTGGACCGCCAGCACCGCGACGCGGTTCATCTGAGCCTGAACCTCTCCTGGAACGAGGCCGCGGTGCCCGTGGCCAAGAGGGCCGCGAGCGCCGTGGCCGACCAGCCCGCTCCCATTCCCACTCCCTCTGCCGCCCAGCCCAGTCCCGTGCCACCGAGCGTCCGCAACAGCGACGACGACCGGGCCATCGCGTCCTGCGTCGGCACCGCGCGCCGCGAACAGCTCAGCTCGTACGTCGCGTCGCCCGCCCTGCTGTTCATCGGCGACCAGGGCAGGGCCACGGTCCCCGGCTTCAACCTCTCGCCGGCCAACACCGCCCGTATCGCGGGGGTCGCCGCACTCGTCCTCGCCCTCACGGTCGGCGCGTCCGTGCTCGCCGGGGCCCGGCTGGTCCGCCCGCTCCACGCGCTCACCAACGCCGCGCAGCGGATGCGGGACAGCGGAAGTTCGGAGCCGGTCGAGGTCACAACCGACAACGAGATAGGGCGACTCGCGGCCACGTTCAACGACATGTCGGCGCACCGCGCACGTCTTGAGGAGCAGCGCAAGGCGATGGTCAGCGATGTCGCGCACGAGCTGCGCACGCCGCTCAGCAATATCCGCGGCTGGCTGGAGGCCGCACAGGACGGCCTGGCCGAACCGGATCCCGCCTTCGTCTCCTCGCTCCTGGAGGAGGCCGTGCAGCTGCAGCACATCATCGACGACCTCCAGGACCTCTCGGCTGCCGACGCGGGGGCGCTGCGGCTGCACGTGGAGCCGGTACGGATCCAGGACCTGCTGGGCCAGGTCGCGTCGGCCCACCAGGCGCGCGCGGAGACCGCGGGGGTGACGCTGACAGTGAGCGGCGCCCCACCGGCAGCCCCCGCGCTGGTCCTGGCGGCCGACCCGGTCCGGCTGCGGCAGGCGGTGGGCAATCTGGTCTCCAACGCGGTGCGCCACACACCGGCGGGCGGACAGGTCACGCTGCGGGTACGGGGCGGTACGCCCGGTCAGGCCGCGGGCCGGGCCGCCGAGGCGGCCTTCACGGAGGCCGTGTTGGAGGTGGCCGACACCGGCACCGGCATCCCCGCCGAGTACCTTCCGTACGTCTTCGACCGCTTCTGGCGTGCCGAGAAGTCACGTAATCGCCGCACGGGCGGCAGCGGCCTGGGCCTGGCGATCGTCCGCAAACTCGCCGAGGCGCACGGCGGCACCGTGAGTGCGGCCAGTACGGAGGGGGAGGGCTCGGTCTTCACCCTCAGACTGCCGCTGCGACGACCGGAGCCGGCAACGGACAGGGACGAGCCGGCGGCCGGGGGGAACGCAGAGCCCGGCGGCTGA
- a CDS encoding LPXTG cell wall anchor domain-containing protein, with translation MSPRLSLRTALLAAVAVGTVIVPSTAAFASDSPKPVAPKAEPSAAPSAGKAKSKQPTVVPSARRAEAAKRAAQAPQGAVAAGDKPAPAPRPATRVPSARAAQPVVAPRGAVAAGERPAGTGSDTTALIGSAAGAVLLAGAGTVVLRRRSAAQRNG, from the coding sequence ATGTCCCCACGTCTGTCCCTGCGTACCGCTTTGCTCGCCGCCGTAGCGGTCGGCACGGTGATCGTCCCGTCGACCGCCGCCTTCGCGTCCGACAGCCCCAAGCCCGTCGCCCCCAAGGCCGAGCCGTCCGCGGCGCCGTCCGCCGGCAAGGCCAAGTCCAAGCAGCCGACCGTGGTCCCCTCCGCCCGCAGGGCCGAGGCAGCCAAGCGGGCCGCGCAGGCCCCGCAGGGCGCCGTGGCCGCGGGCGACAAGCCCGCCCCGGCGCCCCGGCCCGCCACGCGTGTCCCGAGCGCCCGGGCCGCCCAGCCGGTCGTCGCCCCGCGCGGCGCCGTCGCCGCGGGTGAGCGCCCGGCCGGGACCGGCAGCGACACCACCGCCCTGATCGGCTCGGCCGCCGGGGCCGTCCTTCTCGCGGGCGCCGGCACGGTCGTGCTGCGCCGCCGCTCCGCCGCACAGCGCAACGGCTGA
- a CDS encoding class F sortase gives MPRTHQPIWRSAALPAAAVCLTLAALTGCSSGSSDSAGHKPAGTASTASGSDAGKSTETDTKTDTKTDTKQPAPPTDVSIPSIGVTSSLLRLGLNADRTVEVPPADKGMTAGWYTGSATPGEKGAAVLIGHNDTRFGKAVFHDLRKIHKGADIAVRNTLGKTAHFTVTGTESVSKKTFPTDKVYGKTTDRALRLITCDGSFDAQGHPVNNLIVYATLR, from the coding sequence ATGCCCCGTACGCACCAGCCGATATGGCGATCCGCCGCACTGCCCGCAGCAGCCGTCTGCCTCACCCTGGCGGCGCTCACGGGCTGTTCGTCCGGGTCCTCGGACTCAGCGGGGCACAAGCCCGCCGGCACGGCGAGTACGGCGTCGGGCTCCGACGCCGGCAAGAGCACCGAGACCGATACCAAAACAGACACGAAGACGGACACGAAGCAGCCCGCGCCCCCGACGGATGTGTCGATCCCGTCGATCGGGGTGACCAGTTCGCTGCTGCGGCTCGGACTCAACGCGGACCGCACGGTCGAGGTCCCGCCGGCGGACAAGGGCATGACGGCCGGCTGGTACACGGGGAGCGCCACCCCCGGCGAAAAGGGCGCCGCCGTACTGATCGGCCACAACGACACCCGCTTCGGCAAAGCCGTCTTCCACGACCTCAGGAAGATCCACAAGGGCGCGGACATCGCCGTCCGCAACACGCTCGGAAAGACAGCCCACTTCACGGTCACCGGCACGGAGAGCGTCAGCAAGAAGACGTTCCCGACCGACAAGGTCTACGGCAAGACCACGGACCGCGCCCTGCGCCTGATCACATGCGACGGATCGTTCGACGCGCAGGGACACCCGGTGAACAACCTGATCGTCTACGCCACCTTGCGCTGA